Proteins encoded by one window of Cylindrospermum stagnale PCC 7417:
- a CDS encoding kinase, protein MINLTTDTTDESWQMWACEAALADTFRAQAFGITPENVAEVIEKRSHLLKSVLPVFSQFCETTLQVQPQTMLQVLWDLWLPLGIKIAKERQNLERPLIQGILGGQGTGKTTMSQVLGLILQELGYRSLSLSLDDLYKTYRDRLILKAQDPRLIWRGPPGTHDIDLGLNVLDHIRRGENPVIVPRFDKSAYGGAGDRTTPEIITDVDIVLFEGWFVGVQPIDPEAFAIAPPPIITPENRQFARDLNLQLRNYLPLWERLDSLILLYPTDYRCSLEWRKQAERQMIAAGKPGMTELAVEEFVNYFWRSLHPELFINPLAKSSTFVDLVIEIHPDHTFGAVYSHRT, encoded by the coding sequence ATGATTAACTTGACGACGGATACAACAGATGAATCCTGGCAGATGTGGGCATGCGAGGCAGCACTGGCGGATACTTTCAGGGCCCAAGCTTTTGGCATCACACCGGAAAATGTGGCTGAGGTGATCGAAAAGCGATCGCACCTACTCAAATCTGTTCTCCCAGTATTTAGCCAATTTTGTGAAACTACCCTCCAGGTGCAACCCCAAACGATGTTGCAGGTGTTGTGGGACTTATGGCTGCCTTTGGGGATCAAAATAGCAAAAGAGCGCCAAAATTTAGAAAGACCTTTAATTCAGGGGATTTTAGGCGGACAAGGTACTGGTAAAACCACTATGTCTCAGGTTCTGGGCTTGATTCTCCAAGAGTTGGGATACCGCAGTCTGAGTTTGTCTTTGGATGACTTATACAAAACTTATCGCGATCGCCTAATTTTAAAAGCGCAAGATCCCCGCTTGATTTGGCGTGGCCCACCAGGTACTCACGATATCGACTTAGGCTTAAATGTCCTAGATCACATCCGTCGGGGTGAGAATCCGGTGATTGTCCCCCGGTTTGATAAATCTGCCTATGGAGGCGCAGGCGATCGCACAACTCCGGAAATAATTACAGATGTAGATATTGTCCTCTTTGAAGGTTGGTTTGTCGGTGTGCAACCAATTGATCCAGAGGCATTTGCGATCGCACCACCACCAATTATCACCCCAGAGAATCGGCAATTTGCCCGTGATCTGAATCTTCAACTCAGAAATTATTTGCCCCTGTGGGAGCGCTTAGACAGCTTAATTTTACTTTACCCAACAGATTACCGCTGTTCTTTAGAGTGGCGCAAACAGGCTGAACGGCAGATGATTGCGGCTGGCAAACCGGGAATGACCGAATTGGCAGTGGAAGAATTTGTCAATTATTTTTGGCGATCGCTACACCCAGAACTATTCATTAACCCCTTAGCCAAATCTTCGACATTCGTTGATTTAGTTATCGAAATTCATCCCGATCATACTTTTGGTGCAGTCTATAGCCATCGCACCTGA
- a CDS encoding ArnT family glycosyltransferase, translating to MRLKLSVLRAVEQWFNNLGKRPALAVTVSILCLVLIGSLAFGWNLGSIGLIDETEPLFAEASRQMFVTGDWITPYFNGETRFDKPALIYWCQAIAYAMIGVNEWAVRLPSAIAAMGVISLAFYTVQWHLAQKDELEQVTNSTRRYLTALVAAAVMALSPLMIIWGRTGVSDMLLTGCIGSALLCFFLGYAQKKGSGDKRGQERQGENSSLYALNSQSPFPNKWYLASYVLIAGAILTKGPVGIVLPGLIIAAFLLYLGKVREVLQEMRLLVGILIILGLSVPWYALVIWRNGWNFINAFFGYHNLERFTEVVNGHKGPWYFYFLVVLLGFAPYSVYLPAAMVRLKFWQRSHWRTQERSQQLGLFAWFWFVIVFGFFSIAVTKLPSYVLPLMPAAAILAALLWSSLLPDRETSFTPSPHPPISSSLFRVTGWVNVAFLSVLSVALFHLPEILGSDPAVPNLDELIQQSGLTTWGGVIWLLCAIAIAALLLSHRWRPIISINLLGFVAFLMIVLMPAIFLMDRERQLPLRELSAIAAQEKQPNEELVMVGFKKPSVAFYSRGRVNYIKLSQEAVAHIQRQSAKKLQPPSLLILTEQKRLLQMDLPPDNYKSLGTKGAYQLIRVPLKKIKPKNLDISSSS from the coding sequence ATGAGGCTGAAATTGAGTGTTCTCCGTGCTGTTGAGCAGTGGTTCAACAATTTAGGAAAGCGTCCAGCCCTTGCTGTGACTGTGTCGATTCTGTGCTTGGTGCTGATTGGCTCTTTAGCTTTTGGGTGGAATTTGGGCAGCATTGGCTTGATTGATGAAACAGAGCCACTGTTTGCAGAAGCTTCCCGGCAAATGTTTGTCACCGGTGATTGGATCACCCCATATTTTAATGGTGAAACTCGTTTTGACAAACCTGCTTTAATTTATTGGTGCCAAGCGATCGCCTATGCAATGATTGGGGTAAATGAATGGGCAGTGCGTCTACCCTCGGCAATAGCGGCAATGGGTGTGATTAGCTTGGCTTTTTACACGGTACAGTGGCATCTGGCACAGAAAGATGAATTAGAGCAAGTGACAAATTCGACTCGTCGCTATTTAACAGCTTTAGTTGCAGCTGCTGTAATGGCACTCAGTCCCTTAATGATTATTTGGGGAAGAACCGGTGTCTCAGATATGCTGCTCACCGGATGTATCGGATCAGCTTTGTTATGCTTCTTTCTGGGGTACGCACAAAAGAAAGGGTCTGGGGACAAGAGAGGACAAGAGAGACAAGGAGAAAATTCTTCCTTGTATGCTCTCAATAGCCAATCCCCATTTCCTAATAAATGGTATTTAGCAAGTTATGTGCTAATAGCTGGGGCAATTTTGACCAAAGGGCCAGTGGGGATTGTCTTGCCTGGACTAATTATTGCTGCGTTTTTGCTGTATTTGGGGAAGGTGCGAGAAGTCTTGCAGGAAATGCGCCTTCTGGTAGGGATACTGATTATTTTAGGTTTATCAGTGCCTTGGTATGCGTTAGTGATATGGCGCAATGGCTGGAATTTTATTAACGCCTTTTTTGGTTATCACAACCTGGAACGTTTTACAGAAGTAGTTAATGGTCACAAAGGCCCTTGGTATTTTTACTTTTTGGTGGTGCTGCTGGGCTTTGCGCCATACTCGGTTTATTTACCAGCAGCAATGGTGAGGCTAAAATTTTGGCAGCGATCGCACTGGCGTACTCAAGAACGCTCTCAACAATTAGGTTTATTTGCTTGGTTCTGGTTTGTGATTGTGTTTGGCTTTTTTAGCATTGCAGTCACCAAACTCCCCAGCTATGTGTTGCCTTTAATGCCAGCCGCAGCTATTTTGGCGGCGCTATTATGGAGTAGCCTGTTGCCAGATAGGGAGACTTCTTTCACCCCATCTCCCCATCCCCCCATTTCTTCCTCTCTGTTCCGAGTAACTGGCTGGGTGAATGTCGCTTTTTTATCAGTTTTGTCAGTGGCACTGTTTCACCTACCCGAAATATTAGGCAGTGATCCTGCTGTACCCAACTTAGACGAATTGATTCAACAGTCGGGTTTAACAACATGGGGAGGTGTAATTTGGCTACTTTGTGCGATCGCGATCGCGGCTCTCCTACTGAGCCATCGCTGGCGTCCGATCATCAGCATTAATTTGCTGGGGTTTGTGGCATTTTTGATGATTGTTTTAATGCCAGCTATATTTTTGATGGATCGGGAGCGTCAGTTACCTTTAAGGGAATTATCTGCGATCGCCGCCCAAGAAAAACAACCAAATGAAGAATTGGTCATGGTTGGCTTCAAAAAGCCCAGTGTGGCTTTTTACAGCCGTGGTCGGGTAAATTACATAAAATTATCTCAAGAAGCAGTAGCCCATATTCAACGCCAGTCCGCCAAGAAATTACAGCCTCCATCGTTGCTGATTCTGACCGAGCAGAAAAGGTTGCTACAAATGGACTTACCTCCAGATAATTACAAGAGTTTAGGCACCAAGGGCGCTTATCAGCTGATTCGCGTTCCTTTGAAGAAAATCAAACCTAAAAACTTGGATATATCTTCATCAAGTTAG
- the kaiB gene encoding circadian clock protein KaiB codes for MNKARKTYVLKLYVAGNTPNSVRALKTLKNILEQEFQGVYALKVIDVLKSPQLAEEDKILATPTLSKILPPPVRKIIGDLSDRERVLIGLDLLYEELSEEEGQE; via the coding sequence ATGAATAAAGCCAGAAAGACCTATGTTCTCAAGCTTTATGTAGCTGGGAACACACCCAACTCAGTACGGGCATTAAAAACACTCAAAAACATTTTAGAGCAAGAATTTCAAGGTGTTTATGCTTTAAAAGTAATAGATGTCCTGAAAAGCCCACAACTAGCAGAAGAAGATAAAATATTGGCTACGCCGACGTTATCTAAAATTTTGCCCCCACCAGTTCGCAAAATTATCGGTGATCTTTCAGACAGAGAAAGAGTATTGATAGGATTAGATTTACTTTATGAAGAATTGAGTGAAGAAGAAGGGCAAGAGTAA
- a CDS encoding KaiA domain protein yields MLLPILILQPDVKKKLNHSTGLAAAQSLIGQMWNLIDATIYRLHYMLVATATPAKIGYSPKWVPPKPHQQLTDKYAYVLACYKPKNQQYFQQMSQMERQELLHKIKSDYRDILINYFTTDKTLKEKIDKFINALFYANIPVPQIIEVHMEVIDEFSKQLRLEGRSDESLLDYRLTLIDILAHLCEIYRSSISK; encoded by the coding sequence ATGTTATTACCCATATTGATTCTGCAACCGGATGTTAAAAAAAAATTAAATCACTCAACGGGCCTGGCCGCAGCACAAAGCTTGATCGGGCAAATGTGGAACCTAATTGATGCTACTATTTACCGATTGCACTACATGCTTGTTGCTACCGCCACACCTGCCAAAATCGGCTATTCACCGAAGTGGGTACCACCAAAACCACATCAACAACTGACTGATAAATATGCCTATGTATTGGCATGTTACAAGCCGAAAAACCAGCAGTATTTTCAGCAGATGAGTCAGATGGAGCGGCAAGAATTGTTGCATAAAATAAAATCAGACTACCGAGATATTCTTATAAATTACTTTACAACAGACAAAACATTAAAAGAAAAAATTGATAAATTTATCAACGCCCTATTTTATGCTAATATTCCTGTGCCGCAAATCATAGAAGTTCATATGGAAGTGATTGACGAATTTTCCAAACAGCTAAGATTAGAAGGAAGAAGCGATGAATCATTACTTGATTACCGTTTGACATTGATAGATATTCTGGCACATCTGTGCGAAATATATAGATCTTCGATTTCTAAATAA
- a CDS encoding DUF565 domain-containing protein, with protein sequence MQNTRLNNLFDTIARQLGQWFINPWRRLSLLVISFLFGFFLGTAVSTTAGQKAELDIVVAGFLVLLTEVTSRIFYSRGFLARRSLWVESLNLLKVGFIYSLFIEAFKLGS encoded by the coding sequence ATGCAAAATACTCGTCTTAACAACTTGTTTGACACCATTGCTAGGCAATTGGGGCAATGGTTTATCAATCCTTGGCGACGGCTTTCGCTGCTGGTAATTAGTTTTTTATTTGGTTTTTTTCTAGGCACAGCAGTGTCTACCACCGCTGGACAAAAGGCAGAATTGGACATTGTGGTAGCTGGGTTTTTAGTCCTATTAACCGAGGTTACCAGCAGGATATTTTATAGTCGTGGCTTTTTGGCTAGGCGATCGCTTTGGGTAGAATCATTAAACTTGCTGAAAGTTGGTTTCATCTACAGCTTGTTTATCGAAGCCTTTAAGCTGGGTTCGTGA
- the kaiC gene encoding circadian clock protein KaiC: protein MSEKDQPEPNKTPIGGVEKIRTMIEGFDDISHGGLPIGRTTLVSGTSGTGKTLLSLQFLYNGITCFDEAGVFVTFEESPSDIIKNANIFGWNLHRLIEEGKLFILDASPDPEGQDIVGNFDLSALIERLQYAIRKYKAKRVSIDSITAVFQQYEAMGVVRREIFRLVARLKQLSVTTIITTERSEEYGPVASFGVEEFVSDNVVIVRNVLEGERRRRTIEILKLRGTTHMKGEYPFTITNAGVNIFPLGAMRLTQRSSNVRVSSGVKTLDGMCGGGFFKDSIILATGATGTGKTLLVSKFIQDGCLSGERAILFAYEESRAQLSRNASSWGIDFEELEDQGLLKIICTYPESTGLEDHLQIIKSEIAAFKPARIAIDSLSALARGVSNNAFRQFVIGVTGYAKQEEITGFFTNTTDQFMGSHSITDSHISTITDTILMLQYVEIRGEMSRAINVFKMRGSWHDKGIREYNITADGPDIKDSFRNYERIISGAPTRVSIDEKAELSRIVKRFEDKQSSDS from the coding sequence ATGAGTGAAAAAGACCAACCAGAGCCAAACAAAACACCGATTGGGGGTGTAGAAAAAATCCGCACAATGATAGAGGGCTTTGACGACATTAGTCATGGTGGTTTACCGATTGGCAGAACTACCTTAGTCAGCGGTACCTCTGGAACAGGCAAAACTTTATTATCTCTTCAGTTTCTCTATAACGGGATCACCTGCTTTGATGAAGCAGGTGTATTTGTTACCTTCGAGGAATCACCCAGTGACATTATTAAAAATGCCAATATTTTTGGGTGGAATTTGCACCGCCTCATTGAGGAAGGTAAATTATTTATTCTGGATGCATCCCCCGATCCTGAAGGTCAAGATATCGTTGGTAACTTTGACCTTTCGGCCCTGATTGAGCGCTTACAATATGCCATTCGCAAATATAAAGCAAAACGAGTCTCTATTGACTCCATAACCGCAGTATTTCAGCAATACGAAGCTATGGGAGTAGTGCGGCGGGAGATTTTTCGTTTGGTAGCACGTCTCAAACAACTGAGTGTGACAACTATCATTACGACCGAACGTAGTGAAGAATATGGACCAGTCGCTTCTTTTGGGGTGGAGGAATTTGTTTCTGATAATGTCGTCATTGTTCGCAACGTTTTAGAAGGAGAACGCCGTCGGCGCACAATTGAAATTCTCAAATTGCGCGGGACAACTCATATGAAAGGTGAGTATCCTTTTACAATTACCAATGCAGGAGTCAACATCTTCCCCTTGGGAGCGATGCGTTTAACCCAAAGGTCATCCAATGTGCGGGTGTCTTCGGGAGTCAAAACCCTAGATGGAATGTGTGGAGGTGGTTTCTTTAAAGATTCGATTATTTTAGCCACAGGCGCCACTGGTACTGGTAAAACCCTATTAGTCAGCAAGTTTATTCAAGATGGTTGCCTCAGTGGCGAACGGGCGATATTATTTGCTTATGAAGAATCTCGGGCTCAACTATCCCGCAACGCCTCTTCCTGGGGGATTGATTTTGAGGAGTTAGAAGATCAAGGGTTACTCAAAATAATTTGTACCTATCCCGAATCCACTGGTTTAGAAGACCACTTACAAATTATTAAGTCAGAAATTGCTGCCTTTAAGCCAGCTCGTATTGCCATTGACTCCCTCTCAGCTCTAGCTAGAGGTGTGAGTAATAATGCATTTCGGCAGTTTGTGATTGGTGTCACAGGTTATGCGAAACAAGAAGAGATCACTGGTTTCTTTACCAACACAACTGACCAATTTATGGGATCACATTCGATTACGGATTCTCATATTTCCACGATTACTGACACAATTTTGATGTTACAATACGTAGAAATTCGTGGGGAAATGTCGCGGGCTATTAATGTATTCAAAATGCGGGGATCGTGGCATGATAAAGGCATCCGTGAGTACAATATAACAGCGGATGGTCCCGATATTAAAGATTCATTCCGTAACTACGAGCGGATTATCAGTGGTGCTCCTACCCGCGTTAGTATAGATGAAAAGGCGGAACTTTCTCGCATTGTCAAACGTTTTGAAGATAAACAGAGTTCCGATTCTTAA
- a CDS encoding ATP-binding protein, with protein sequence MSMLQYPLYDFLATVPSCLETSTLAVVLEIFEQEQCDRLVVVNQQQCPIGLLHSARLIQKLLAAADGDKVFNLQQPLSTVGVALVEPIQTIPAAERLEKFCLLLRYQQTQKNRNLDWALIDSEKKFLGLVDSSRLLRLLTKEKVAIASTAQRSPQGTATEYDAGEKTHSRMRSPTPHLSPSPKEPQPVRHKPLVQLLERLPWPLMLQTSTGEVVTQNPAWWQQLGVLKDPEGVRQEVEAILAPANAKQPEYSSQKAVKVHPNGRGNEDEDTPKAMQQHPGENTWSVSSEAMLQTGLPPVVNNFQESPLPINTASRCFLDSRLGTCTCVVEVQNGQERVWQFAKIPLDSPELKVLSSNSEITLRSQEPVISTEDLWLVLATDVTEQQQLCKELAAKNADLIQLNRLKDEFLACISHELKTPLTAVLGLSRLLVDQQLGELNERQARYAGLIHQSGRHLMSVVNDILDLTRMETGQMDLMLAPVKIRAVCERALSEVKTLQNKTSIASHAGLDQSTPSRSHQFNLAIEPGLDQMVADELRLRQMLVHLLSNAFKFTEISGEIGLRVSRWEGWIAFTVWDTGIGIPEHQQHLIFQKFQQLENPLTRQFEGTGLGLVLTRALARLHGGDVSFLSREAKGSQFTLLLPPSPPKTGNGSPEGSNSEDWENLTSSRELSTSSSGHLGTPSQHHPTSSQRLVLVVEAVARYIEDLTEHLKGLGYRVVIARSGTEAVEKARRLQPKAIFLNPLLPLLSGWDVLTLLKSDVATRHIPVIVTATGAEKEQAYANQADGFLNLPVEHQVLTPLLEKLCAATLEVQQLGSDCNEINVTKIPLRILRLVNPELASVNPHPSLREHRVIEVDDLDQAELLARVWQFDVVLLDVETSTAQTYLQQLAKYPRLVALPLVTCDVATTLAASQIPGLSVFPYLTPFGRDNSSHNGKTDALLSVLQIASGICCPPSILVVDLTMLRDLPQVRRKSVSGHQAEKKSSERGSEWFQALIQYLQTAGFKAAMGRCWAEVLQQIRHQSVDLLLIYLGESAIPKEVRKALKALGDLPLNLPPILVLDQRLNQVAHQDIDSSRKNGFESIETVVGSLAAAHGGIAIQVLPRSISMEDLLHQISQALVVKSQHEKC encoded by the coding sequence ATGTCAATGCTACAGTACCCACTTTATGACTTTCTAGCAACGGTGCCCAGCTGCTTAGAAACAAGTACTCTGGCAGTGGTGCTGGAGATTTTTGAGCAAGAGCAGTGCGATCGCTTGGTAGTGGTTAATCAACAACAATGCCCCATCGGGTTGTTGCACTCTGCCCGTTTAATCCAAAAATTATTGGCAGCCGCCGATGGTGACAAGGTTTTCAATTTACAACAGCCACTGTCAACCGTGGGCGTAGCCCTTGTTGAGCCAATACAAACAATACCAGCTGCTGAACGGCTGGAGAAATTTTGCTTGTTGTTGCGTTACCAACAAACCCAAAAAAACCGAAATTTAGATTGGGCACTGATTGACTCAGAGAAGAAATTTTTGGGGCTAGTAGATAGCTCACGCCTGTTGCGATTATTGACTAAAGAAAAAGTAGCAATTGCCTCAACCGCCCAGCGCTCCCCTCAGGGGACTGCCACAGAGTATGATGCTGGCGAGAAAACACACTCCAGAATGCGTTCACCTACGCCCCACCTTAGCCCATCGCCAAAAGAACCTCAGCCCGTAAGACACAAGCCATTGGTGCAGTTGTTAGAAAGACTGCCTTGGCCTTTGATGCTACAAACAAGTACTGGCGAAGTGGTAACACAAAATCCAGCTTGGTGGCAACAATTGGGAGTACTGAAAGATCCAGAAGGTGTGAGGCAAGAGGTAGAGGCCATACTTGCCCCTGCTAACGCTAAACAACCAGAATACTCCAGCCAAAAAGCCGTCAAAGTTCATCCTAATGGCAGAGGTAATGAAGACGAGGATACACCCAAGGCGATGCAACAGCATCCAGGAGAAAATACCTGGTCGGTGAGCAGTGAAGCAATGCTGCAAACAGGCTTGCCACCGGTCGTGAACAACTTTCAAGAGTCGCCATTACCGATAAATACTGCATCTCGCTGCTTTTTGGATAGTCGTCTGGGCACTTGTACCTGCGTCGTCGAAGTGCAAAATGGTCAAGAGAGAGTCTGGCAGTTTGCCAAAATCCCATTAGATAGTCCTGAATTGAAAGTCTTGAGTTCTAATTCAGAAATTACCCTGAGGTCTCAGGAACCAGTAATCAGCACCGAGGATCTGTGGTTGGTGTTAGCGACTGACGTTACCGAGCAGCAGCAGCTTTGCAAAGAACTGGCAGCCAAAAATGCTGATCTGATTCAACTGAATCGTTTAAAAGATGAATTTTTAGCTTGTATTAGTCACGAACTGAAGACACCCCTAACCGCGGTTTTGGGTTTGTCGCGGTTACTTGTAGATCAGCAGTTGGGAGAACTCAACGAGCGTCAGGCCCGTTATGCCGGATTAATTCATCAAAGTGGACGCCACTTGATGAGTGTGGTCAATGACATTTTGGATTTGACCAGGATGGAAACCGGACAGATGGATCTAATGCTAGCTCCGGTCAAAATTCGCGCTGTGTGTGAACGCGCCCTATCGGAAGTAAAAACGCTCCAGAATAAAACAAGCATTGCCTCCCATGCAGGACTTGATCAAAGTACACCCTCAAGATCTCACCAATTTAACCTCGCCATTGAACCAGGTTTAGACCAGATGGTGGCGGATGAATTGCGCTTGCGCCAGATGCTGGTACATCTGCTTTCCAACGCTTTTAAGTTTACAGAAATATCTGGAGAAATTGGGCTGCGGGTAAGTCGTTGGGAAGGGTGGATTGCCTTTACAGTGTGGGATACAGGTATTGGCATTCCCGAACACCAGCAACACTTAATCTTTCAAAAATTCCAACAACTAGAAAATCCCCTCACCCGGCAGTTTGAGGGCACTGGTCTGGGGCTGGTATTAACCAGGGCCCTGGCTCGCCTCCACGGTGGAGATGTCAGCTTCTTGTCTCGTGAAGCTAAAGGCAGCCAGTTTACGCTACTCCTGCCGCCCAGTCCTCCGAAAACAGGTAACGGCTCGCCAGAAGGGTCAAACTCAGAAGACTGGGAGAACCTTACCAGCAGCAGGGAACTTTCTACCTCATCATCTGGGCATCTCGGTACACCATCACAGCATCATCCCACTAGCTCACAGCGGTTAGTGTTAGTAGTAGAGGCAGTAGCCCGATATATTGAAGACTTGACCGAACACCTCAAAGGTTTAGGTTATCGGGTAGTGATTGCTCGTTCGGGAACAGAGGCTGTAGAAAAAGCCCGTCGCTTGCAACCAAAAGCCATTTTCTTGAATCCGTTGCTACCTCTGCTATCAGGTTGGGATGTGCTGACTTTACTGAAGTCTGATGTCGCTACTCGCCACATTCCTGTAATTGTGACAGCAACGGGTGCTGAAAAGGAGCAAGCTTATGCTAATCAGGCCGATGGCTTTTTGAACTTACCAGTAGAGCATCAGGTATTGACACCGCTGTTAGAAAAGTTATGTGCGGCAACATTAGAAGTTCAGCAGCTGGGGTCAGACTGTAACGAAATTAATGTAACTAAAATCCCACTGCGAATTCTCCGGTTGGTGAATCCGGAGTTGGCATCGGTTAACCCCCACCCTTCACTTCGAGAACATCGGGTGATTGAAGTAGATGATTTAGATCAAGCTGAACTCTTGGCGCGGGTGTGGCAGTTTGATGTAGTTTTGCTGGATGTGGAAACTTCCACTGCTCAAACTTACCTGCAACAGTTGGCTAAGTATCCCCGCTTGGTAGCTCTACCGCTGGTAACTTGCGATGTCGCCACCACCTTGGCAGCTTCCCAGATACCAGGACTGTCGGTGTTTCCTTACTTAACTCCTTTTGGCAGAGATAACAGCAGTCATAATGGAAAAACAGATGCTTTACTGTCGGTGCTGCAAATTGCCTCTGGTATCTGTTGCCCTCCCAGCATCTTAGTGGTGGATTTGACGATGCTGCGCGATTTACCACAGGTAAGACGCAAATCGGTAAGCGGTCATCAGGCAGAAAAAAAATCCTCTGAACGGGGATCTGAGTGGTTCCAAGCTTTAATTCAGTACTTACAAACTGCTGGCTTCAAAGCGGCGATGGGTCGCTGCTGGGCAGAAGTGCTACAACAGATTCGCCATCAAAGCGTTGACTTACTGCTGATTTACTTGGGAGAATCTGCCATACCTAAAGAGGTGCGAAAAGCACTGAAAGCATTGGGAGATTTACCTCTCAATTTGCCACCAATTTTGGTACTTGACCAGCGATTAAATCAGGTTGCTCATCAGGACATAGATTCGTCTAGAAAAAATGGGTTTGAGTCTATAGAAACTGTTGTCGGAAGTTTAGCGGCAGCTCACGGCGGTATCGCTATCCAGGTATTACCCCGTTCTATATCAATGGAAGATCTGCTACACCAGATTAGTCAAGCTTTAGTTGTTAAATCCCAACATGAAAAATGTTAA